The region CCGCCGCACCATCCGCATGGCCGTCCAGCGCGCCCAACGCGCTGGTGTTCTCGGCCTGAAGATCCAGGTGTCCGGCCGCCTCAACGGCGCCGAGATCGCCCGGACCGAGTGGACCCGAGAAGGTCGCGTTCCCCTGCACACCCTGCGGGCTGACATCGATTACGCCACCAAGGTGGCCAGCACGACCTACGGCGTGCTGGGCATCAAGGTGTGGGTCTTCAAGGGTGAAGTGCTGGGCGACGAAGCCCCGCAGATGCCGGTGGGGGCTTCCCCTCGCCGTCGGGCCAGCCGTCGGCCCCAACAGTTCGAAGACCGCTCCAACGAGGGTTGAACAGGAGGCCTGAACCATGCTGAGTCCAAAACGCGTCAAATTCCGGAAAATGCAGCGAGGCCGCATGCGCGGCGTCGCCACCCGGGGCAACACCATCGCCTTCGGTGAATTCGCACTGCAGGCCCAGGAATGCGGCTGGATCACCTCGCGCCAGATCGAGGCCAGCCGTCGCGCCATGACCCGCTACGTCAAGCGTGGCGGCAAGATCTGGATCCGGATCTTCCCGGACAAATCGATCACCATGCGCGCCGCCGAAACCCGGATGGGTTCCGGTAAGGGCAACCCGGAATTCTGGGTGGCAGTGATCAAGCCAGGTCGCATCCTCTTTGAGATGGGCGGTGCCGAAATCACCCCCGAAATCGCCAAGGAGGCCATGCGTCTGGCGCAGTACAAGCTGCCCGTGAAGACCAAGTTCATCGCTCTTGATGAACAGCAGAAGCAATCGGCTGCGGAAGCGCCGGCTGCTGCTGAAGCCGTCAACGTGGAGTCCTGACCATGGCCCGTCCCAACGCCGCTGAGGTCCGCCAGCTGTCCGATGCGGACATAACTGAACAGATCGATGGTCTTCGCCGCGAACTGTTTCAGCTCCGCTTCCAGCAGGCCACCCGCCAGCTGGCCAACACGCACCGTTTCAAAGAGGTCCGCATCAAGCTGGCCCAGCTGATGACGGTGCAATCGGAGCGTCAGC is a window of Synechococcus sp. A15-24 DNA encoding:
- the rpmC gene encoding 50S ribosomal protein L29, yielding MARPNAAEVRQLSDADITEQIDGLRRELFQLRFQQATRQLANTHRFKEVRIKLAQLMTVQSERQRSAAS
- the rplP gene encoding 50S ribosomal protein L16, translating into MLSPKRVKFRKMQRGRMRGVATRGNTIAFGEFALQAQECGWITSRQIEASRRAMTRYVKRGGKIWIRIFPDKSITMRAAETRMGSGKGNPEFWVAVIKPGRILFEMGGAEITPEIAKEAMRLAQYKLPVKTKFIALDEQQKQSAAEAPAAAEAVNVES